Proteins co-encoded in one Rudaeicoccus suwonensis genomic window:
- a CDS encoding urease accessory protein UreD has translation MQPATATTSIVARLTTAGELRLDLGSGLLSPRVVRVDGATAEIALVATGATLIGGDEVQVAITVGSGIQLVLRDIAGTVAYHGRGRKSFWHNSVQIEDDGILSWDAKPLVVSDGADVERSLVAHVATGGRLLLRDTVALGRTGELGGDLRCSTTVTYDDRPAIREDLHLDRPARGYPGVLGPHRVIDTLLAVGWQPQDLQPTDFVLARPGALARVLTEVAHESDLDQRWRSWSQELRGRP, from the coding sequence GTGCAACCGGCAACAGCCACCACCAGCATCGTGGCGCGCCTGACGACCGCCGGCGAGTTACGGCTCGACCTCGGCTCCGGGCTGCTGTCGCCACGCGTCGTGCGCGTCGACGGCGCCACCGCCGAGATCGCCCTGGTCGCCACCGGAGCGACACTGATCGGCGGCGACGAGGTGCAGGTCGCCATCACCGTCGGCAGCGGCATACAGCTCGTCCTGCGTGACATCGCAGGCACTGTCGCCTACCACGGACGAGGGCGCAAGTCGTTCTGGCACAACAGCGTTCAGATCGAAGATGACGGCATCCTCAGCTGGGATGCCAAGCCGCTGGTCGTGTCCGACGGCGCCGACGTCGAGCGTTCGCTCGTCGCACACGTCGCGACTGGCGGGCGGCTGTTGTTGCGTGACACCGTCGCGCTGGGCCGCACCGGCGAGCTCGGCGGCGACCTGCGGTGCAGCACGACCGTCACGTATGACGATCGCCCCGCGATCCGCGAGGATCTGCACCTCGACCGGCCCGCCCGGGGCTACCCCGGGGTGCTGGGCCCGCACCGGGTGATCGACACGCTCCTGGCCGTCGGGTGGCAGCCACAGGACCTGCAGCCGACCGACTTCGTCCTGGCGAGACCGGGTGCGTTGGCACGGGTCCTGACCGAGGTCGCTCACGAGTCCGACCTTGACCAACGGTGGCGCTCGTGGTCGCAGGAACTCCGCGGACGGCCCTGA
- the ureG gene encoding urease accessory protein UreG encodes MPCRPEGCSVPEKPSRAMRLGIAGPVGTGKSSLIALLCRQLSDELELGVVTNDIYTDEDARMLRAAGVLDTQRIRAVETGACPHTAIRDDITMNAIAIEDLESDFPGLDVVLIESGGDNLTATFSPALVDAQIFVLDVAGGGDVVRKGGPGIARADLLVVNKTDLAAYVGVDADLMVQQGFSARDGRPVIGLSRLDTESVTQICDWVRHTLGHYASGEHVAQDPGPMAPHSHGDVTHSH; translated from the coding sequence ATGCCATGTCGACCCGAAGGTTGTTCCGTGCCTGAAAAACCCTCCCGCGCAATGCGACTCGGCATCGCCGGCCCCGTCGGCACCGGCAAGTCGTCGCTCATCGCGCTGCTGTGCCGACAGTTGTCCGACGAGCTCGAACTCGGGGTCGTCACCAACGACATCTACACCGACGAGGACGCCCGGATGCTGCGTGCCGCAGGTGTGCTCGACACACAGCGGATCCGCGCAGTCGAGACCGGCGCATGCCCGCACACCGCGATCCGCGACGACATCACCATGAACGCCATTGCCATCGAAGACCTCGAGAGCGACTTCCCAGGGCTTGACGTCGTGCTCATCGAATCCGGCGGCGACAATCTGACCGCGACGTTCTCACCAGCTCTGGTGGATGCGCAGATCTTCGTGCTCGACGTCGCCGGCGGCGGGGATGTCGTGCGCAAGGGCGGACCCGGCATCGCCCGTGCCGACCTGCTGGTGGTCAACAAGACCGACCTTGCGGCATACGTCGGCGTCGACGCCGATCTGATGGTGCAGCAAGGGTTTTCGGCCCGCGATGGGCGGCCGGTGATCGGGCTCAGCCGCCTCGACACGGAGTCCGTCACGCAGATCTGCGACTGGGTACGGCACACCTTGGGGCACTATGCCTCCGGCGAACACGTCGCACAGGATCCGGGCCCGATGGCGCCGCATTCGCACGGCGACGTCACGCACTCACACTGA
- a CDS encoding urease accessory protein UreF, which translates to MATSSAALLLADARLPTGGHTQSAGLEAALAGGLGRDSIPAYIAARLRTCVRTDAATAVVALHVVRSGSPLAPVVDAWAARVPSAQMRGTAQEAGRGYLRLHRHLHLHLHDEPYAGAGLATTGTESVGDTAQLPRPVAVAVLAAELDLTAAELAHVICHDDVQSVCAAALKLTPCDPADTVVWALRAAPQVDAVVEEVTHLTTPDQIPASAAPLMEQWQHAHAMSTRRLFRA; encoded by the coding sequence ATGGCCACGTCATCTGCCGCGCTCCTGCTGGCCGACGCGCGACTGCCGACAGGTGGGCACACCCAGTCGGCCGGTCTGGAGGCGGCTCTGGCGGGAGGCCTCGGGCGCGACAGCATCCCGGCATACATCGCAGCGCGCCTGCGCACCTGCGTTCGGACCGACGCGGCCACAGCAGTCGTGGCGTTGCACGTGGTGCGATCCGGGTCGCCGCTTGCACCGGTCGTCGATGCGTGGGCTGCGCGCGTACCCAGCGCACAGATGCGAGGCACCGCGCAGGAGGCGGGCCGGGGTTACCTGCGCCTGCACCGGCACCTGCATCTGCATCTGCACGACGAGCCGTATGCCGGAGCTGGTCTCGCCACCACGGGGACCGAGTCCGTCGGGGACACGGCGCAGCTGCCTCGCCCGGTCGCGGTCGCGGTGCTGGCAGCCGAACTCGATTTGACCGCAGCCGAACTCGCACACGTGATCTGTCACGACGACGTGCAGTCGGTGTGCGCTGCGGCGCTGAAACTGACGCCCTGCGACCCGGCCGACACCGTCGTGTGGGCCTTGCGCGCGGCCCCGCAGGTCGACGCCGTCGTCGAAGAAGTCACTCACCTGACCACCCCCGATCAGATCCCCGCTTCCGCTGCACCGCTGATGGAACAGTGGCAGCACGCCCATGCCATGTCGACCCGAAGGTTGTTCCGTGCCTGA
- a CDS encoding urease subunit alpha, translated as MAELDRARYAALYGPTVGDQVRLADTDLWIEIERDLVSEGDTAGSANPVLTYGDEAVFGGGKSIRESMAQGSTTSAQGAPDTVITGVVVLDHWGIVRADVGIRDGRIVALGRAGNPDITDGVHPELRIGPSTDIISGEGRILTAGGIDMHVHLLSTSQLYEALATGITTVGGGGTGPSEGSRATTVTPGPWHLQSVLRGLDQVPVNLLLFGKGNTVSDAGLREQALAGAAAYKVHEDWGSTPAAIDAALRAADAYGMQVALHSDSLNEAGYVESTLRAIDGRGIHAFHTEGAGGGHAPDILSIASHPNVLPGSTNPTLPHTVNTVAEHLDMLMVCHHLNPSVPEDLAFAESRIRATTIAAEDLLHDMGALSMTSSDAQAMGRIGEVITRTWQVAHAMKSRVGPLGETLPADNERARRYVAKYTVNPAIAHGIDHIVGSVQPGRLADLVLWDPRFFAIRPELVIKGGAIVWAALGDPNASIPTPQPVLMRPALVADAGAEVSLSFVSPLALDAGLRERLGLQRGLEAVNDTREVTKASMVNNDATPRIEIDPESFAIAIDGETVEPAPVSELPLAQLYSLF; from the coding sequence ATGGCTGAACTCGACCGCGCGCGCTATGCGGCGCTCTACGGCCCGACCGTCGGCGACCAGGTGCGCCTGGCCGACACCGACCTGTGGATCGAGATCGAACGCGATCTGGTCTCCGAGGGCGACACCGCCGGATCGGCGAATCCCGTTCTCACGTATGGCGATGAGGCCGTCTTCGGCGGCGGCAAGTCGATCCGCGAGTCGATGGCGCAAGGCAGCACCACCAGCGCCCAGGGTGCGCCCGACACCGTCATCACCGGTGTCGTCGTGCTCGACCACTGGGGCATCGTGCGGGCTGACGTGGGCATCCGCGACGGACGGATCGTGGCGCTCGGGCGCGCCGGCAACCCGGACATCACCGACGGCGTGCACCCCGAGCTGCGCATCGGCCCCAGCACCGACATCATCTCCGGCGAGGGCCGGATCCTGACCGCCGGCGGCATCGACATGCACGTCCACCTGCTGTCGACCTCGCAACTGTACGAGGCACTCGCGACCGGCATCACCACCGTCGGCGGTGGTGGCACCGGCCCGTCCGAGGGCTCGCGGGCGACCACCGTGACTCCGGGGCCATGGCATCTGCAGTCGGTGCTGCGCGGGCTCGACCAGGTGCCGGTCAACCTGCTGCTCTTCGGCAAGGGCAACACCGTCAGCGACGCAGGTCTGCGCGAGCAGGCGCTCGCGGGAGCTGCGGCATACAAGGTGCACGAGGACTGGGGTTCGACACCGGCCGCCATCGATGCGGCGCTGCGTGCCGCGGACGCCTACGGCATGCAGGTTGCGCTGCACTCGGACTCGCTCAACGAAGCCGGGTATGTCGAATCCACGTTGCGCGCGATCGACGGTCGCGGCATACACGCCTTCCACACCGAAGGCGCCGGCGGCGGTCACGCGCCGGACATCTTGTCAATCGCCTCACATCCGAATGTGCTTCCGGGATCGACGAATCCGACGTTGCCGCACACCGTCAACACGGTCGCCGAGCACCTCGACATGCTCATGGTGTGCCACCACCTGAACCCTTCGGTGCCGGAAGATCTGGCGTTCGCCGAATCCCGCATCCGCGCGACCACGATCGCAGCCGAAGACCTGCTGCACGACATGGGCGCGCTGTCGATGACTTCCTCGGACGCGCAGGCGATGGGGCGCATCGGCGAGGTGATCACCCGCACCTGGCAGGTCGCCCACGCGATGAAGTCGCGCGTCGGACCACTCGGCGAGACGTTACCCGCCGACAACGAACGCGCTCGTCGATATGTCGCGAAATACACTGTCAATCCTGCGATTGCACACGGCATCGACCACATCGTTGGTTCGGTGCAACCGGGACGACTCGCTGATCTGGTGCTGTGGGATCCGAGGTTCTTCGCCATACGTCCCGAGTTGGTGATCAAGGGAGGCGCGATCGTGTGGGCCGCTCTCGGCGATCCGAACGCGTCGATCCCGACCCCGCAGCCCGTGCTCATGCGACCAGCCCTTGTCGCCGATGCCGGCGCCGAAGTGTCACTGTCATTCGTGTCGCCGCTGGCCCTGGACGCGGGGCTGCGCGAACGCCTGGGTCTGCAGCGCGGACTCGAAGCCGTCAACGACACCCGCGAGGTCACCAAGGCTTCGATGGTCAACAACGACGCGACCCCGCGCATCGAGATCGACCCGGAGAGCTTCGCAATCGCCATCGACGGCGAGACCGTCGAACCAGCACCAGTGTCGGAACTTCCTCTCGCACAACTGTATTCGCTGTTCTGA
- the ureB gene encoding urease subunit beta, translating into MSAANGSGPGEIRAKAGTITINERADRDRIRLVIVNTGDRPVQIGSHLHLPDGNSALEFDRTAARGFRLDIPAGTSLRFEPGVSREVDAVRLAGAHTVPGIQLGNGERGALDG; encoded by the coding sequence ATGAGTGCTGCCAACGGATCCGGCCCCGGCGAGATCCGCGCGAAGGCCGGCACGATCACCATCAACGAGCGCGCCGACCGCGACCGGATCCGGTTGGTCATCGTCAACACCGGCGACCGCCCGGTGCAGATCGGGTCCCACCTCCACCTGCCCGACGGCAACTCCGCGCTCGAGTTCGACCGGACCGCCGCTCGCGGATTCCGGCTCGACATACCGGCCGGCACGAGCCTGCGGTTCGAGCCCGGTGTCAGCCGCGAGGTCGACGCCGTGCGCCTTGCCGGCGCGCACACAGTGCCCGGCATCCAACTCGGCAATGGCGAACGAGGTGCCCTCGATGGCTGA
- a CDS encoding urease subunit gamma, producing the protein MHLTPADTEKLLLSVAGMVARDRLARGVKLNHPEAVALLATWVIERARDGDKAVATLMEEGRDILHTDEVMPGVAALIPDVQVEATFPDGRKLVTLHHPIQPRNDRS; encoded by the coding sequence ATGCACCTGACCCCTGCCGACACCGAGAAGCTGCTGCTCTCCGTGGCTGGGATGGTCGCACGCGACCGGCTGGCACGCGGGGTGAAGCTCAACCACCCCGAGGCCGTCGCACTGCTCGCCACCTGGGTCATCGAGCGGGCACGCGACGGCGACAAGGCAGTCGCGACGCTCATGGAGGAAGGCCGCGACATCCTGCACACCGACGAGGTCATGCCCGGAGTGGCAGCACTGATCCCTGACGTGCAGGTCGAGGCGACCTTTCCCGACGGTCGCAAGCTGGTCACGCTGCACCACCCGATCCAGCCGAGGAACGACCGATCATGA
- a CDS encoding MFS transporter: MPLFIGRRPLPARTAYLWWEGSWSLLQTVAFTLTLLYQVQVVHLNPAQLLLVGAVMEAACFLFEIPTSIVADVYSRRLSALIGAVVVGAGILLQGIFPSFWPIMLAQVIWGLGFTFISGAVDAWITDEIGADAVQPLFTRYQQQHLALTFIGILIAGALAQVDLRLPMLVAGAGYLMLAIVMAPLMPETRFERTASSDRPTWALMKDTFRVGLHAARRPGVVRSLTIVALIAGASSEVFDRLWTIHIFDAFHLPATGALHSTTTWFTLFALIGALISLAASLVANNLAADRINALHPHRLLAALTLVQAGGVIGFAIVGSLWPALIAMWIRDAASNITYPVQSAWLNRNIDSQARSTTISITSQADALGQVVGGPTLGALANRTSVSTAITVAGLLLTPVAMIYTRIRPSRPTATETQP; this comes from the coding sequence GTGCCATTGTTCATTGGTCGTCGCCCGCTGCCTGCTCGCACCGCCTACCTGTGGTGGGAAGGCAGCTGGTCACTACTACAGACCGTCGCCTTCACACTCACACTCCTGTACCAAGTGCAGGTCGTCCATCTCAACCCCGCACAGTTGCTGCTCGTCGGCGCGGTGATGGAAGCCGCCTGTTTCCTGTTCGAAATCCCCACAAGCATCGTCGCTGACGTGTACTCACGCCGACTGTCCGCGCTCATCGGTGCCGTGGTGGTGGGGGCCGGGATCCTCCTGCAGGGCATCTTCCCCTCGTTCTGGCCGATCATGCTGGCGCAAGTCATCTGGGGCCTCGGTTTCACCTTTATCTCAGGGGCCGTGGACGCCTGGATCACCGACGAAATCGGTGCCGACGCCGTGCAGCCACTGTTCACCCGCTACCAACAGCAGCACCTCGCGCTGACCTTCATCGGCATCCTCATCGCCGGCGCATTGGCCCAGGTCGACCTTCGACTACCGATGCTGGTCGCCGGCGCTGGATACCTGATGCTGGCCATCGTGATGGCCCCGTTGATGCCCGAGACCCGGTTCGAGCGCACCGCCAGCAGCGACCGCCCCACCTGGGCGCTCATGAAAGACACGTTCCGGGTCGGCCTTCATGCGGCTAGACGACCCGGGGTCGTGCGCTCACTCACCATCGTTGCTCTTATCGCCGGCGCATCGTCCGAGGTCTTCGACCGCCTATGGACGATTCACATCTTCGACGCCTTCCACCTGCCCGCCACTGGCGCGCTCCACAGCACAACGACCTGGTTCACCCTGTTCGCGCTGATCGGGGCGCTGATCTCCCTCGCCGCCAGCCTTGTCGCGAACAACCTGGCCGCAGACAGAATCAACGCGCTCCACCCCCACCGTCTGCTCGCTGCGCTCACACTCGTTCAGGCCGGCGGAGTCATCGGTTTCGCAATCGTAGGATCCCTATGGCCCGCGCTCATTGCTATGTGGATCCGCGACGCGGCCAGCAATATCACCTATCCGGTGCAATCGGCGTGGCTCAACCGCAACATCGATTCACAGGCCCGATCAACCACAATTTCGATCACCAGCCAGGCCGACGCCCTTGGCCAAGTCGTCGGCGGACCGACCCTCGGCGCTCTCGCGAACCGCACCTCAGTCTCCACCGCCATCACTGTCGCCGGGCTGCTGCTCACACCAGTTGCCATGATCTACACCAGGATCCGCCCATCGCGACCAACCGCGACGGAAACACAGCCCTGA
- a CDS encoding HNH endonuclease signature motif containing protein, which translates to MSITPLLAESVVESASSAELLEAAGVLMVRAFEVICGDAPGLTRDELLAQVEAVQRVANSVDGARVVRMAQVASIEDVTDLSGETEGPPVTSWVRHQLGWTNEWVSSEIGALLAWGPRQADTRLDQALDAVTLTPRLLREVGAGRLAAEKMHKVTAGLGSAPTDVAAAVESALLDQGIGGLTTTQIARRVPRILADLDPTAAETSGTKTREREVGVSCRASHVPGLSEIKVVLDSAQAARIMSAVEQLARQLHHDAVEVISLPQCRVDALVDLVLQNVHIDTHLTFQVPVMTGVFPADTTSAASVGDTTATTTGTGAATAFDAAAACATATGSASAAAGVAGTVTGGAVVGGAVVGDGSDTARARVAALCDRLFPDPHTMGWTQVHRCENDPPPPDDQDGWTHGMSPEPPDDVFDDDPDHEIDWDTALAHLVESLPDPPLEGVFTADPHFGDYPDIGAPTDLVTVPNTANLVAPSRHVMPSASAPAIAGVGPVIVPGVGTILPSHVHALTSTLGVSLARTLLDATTGVLVQATSTKYRPTAGIARFVKDRDQHCRFPGCTQPATYCDADHVTPWPGGATTPANLQCLCRHHHRVKHQTRWQVTMTTEGVCTWTSPGGREYLTRPAD; encoded by the coding sequence ATGTCGATCACACCACTGCTGGCCGAGTCGGTGGTGGAGTCTGCCTCCAGTGCGGAGTTGTTGGAAGCGGCGGGTGTGTTGATGGTGCGGGCGTTCGAGGTGATCTGCGGTGATGCTCCCGGGTTGACCCGGGACGAACTCTTGGCGCAGGTCGAGGCCGTGCAGCGGGTGGCGAATTCGGTGGATGGTGCCCGGGTGGTGCGGATGGCGCAGGTCGCTTCGATTGAAGACGTCACCGACCTGTCCGGTGAGACCGAGGGTCCGCCGGTGACGTCGTGGGTGCGGCACCAGTTGGGGTGGACCAACGAGTGGGTCTCTTCCGAGATCGGGGCCCTGCTGGCGTGGGGTCCACGCCAAGCCGATACCCGCCTGGACCAAGCCTTGGACGCGGTCACGCTGACACCGAGACTGTTGCGGGAAGTCGGGGCTGGCCGGTTAGCGGCGGAGAAGATGCACAAGGTCACCGCCGGGTTGGGGTCCGCACCCACGGACGTGGCGGCAGCAGTCGAATCAGCACTCTTAGACCAGGGCATTGGTGGGTTGACCACCACGCAGATTGCCAGGCGGGTCCCGAGGATCCTGGCCGACCTCGACCCGACCGCAGCAGAAACCTCCGGTACGAAGACGAGGGAGCGTGAGGTTGGAGTGTCCTGTCGCGCTAGTCATGTGCCGGGGTTGAGTGAGATCAAGGTCGTGCTGGACTCAGCCCAAGCAGCGCGGATCATGTCCGCAGTCGAGCAACTGGCCCGGCAACTACACCACGACGCGGTCGAGGTGATCAGTTTGCCGCAATGCCGGGTCGATGCGTTGGTGGATCTGGTGTTGCAGAACGTCCACATCGACACCCACCTCACTTTCCAGGTCCCCGTCATGACCGGGGTATTCCCGGCCGACACCACCTCCGCGGCCTCTGTCGGCGACACCACCGCAACCACCACCGGAACTGGTGCGGCGACCGCTTTTGATGCTGCCGCGGCATGCGCCACTGCCACAGGGTCGGCATCCGCCGCAGCCGGTGTCGCTGGCACTGTCACCGGTGGTGCTGTGGTCGGTGGTGCTGTGGTCGGTGATGGTTCGGATACTGCCCGGGCACGGGTCGCGGCATTGTGTGACCGGTTGTTCCCCGACCCGCACACCATGGGCTGGACCCAGGTTCACCGCTGCGAGAACGACCCGCCACCACCCGACGACCAGGACGGGTGGACCCATGGAATGTCGCCGGAACCACCGGACGACGTCTTCGATGATGATCCTGACCATGAAATCGACTGGGACACCGCCCTGGCACACCTGGTCGAGTCGTTACCTGACCCGCCACTGGAAGGCGTCTTCACCGCCGACCCGCACTTCGGTGACTACCCCGACATTGGTGCCCCGACCGACCTGGTCACTGTGCCCAACACGGCCAACCTGGTCGCACCATCACGGCACGTCATGCCGTCGGCGTCAGCGCCGGCAATAGCGGGGGTGGGTCCGGTCATCGTGCCGGGCGTCGGCACGATCCTGCCCTCCCACGTCCACGCGTTGACCAGCACGCTGGGAGTGTCCCTGGCACGCACACTCCTGGACGCGACCACCGGTGTCCTGGTCCAAGCAACCTCCACCAAATACCGCCCCACCGCCGGCATCGCCCGATTCGTCAAAGACCGGGACCAGCACTGCCGGTTCCCCGGCTGCACCCAACCCGCCACCTACTGCGACGCCGACCACGTCACCCCCTGGCCGGGTGGTGCGACCACACCGGCGAACCTGCAGTGCCTGTGCCGGCAT